The Xenopus tropicalis strain Nigerian chromosome 7, UCB_Xtro_10.0, whole genome shotgun sequence genome includes a region encoding these proteins:
- the esam gene encoding endothelial cell-selective adhesion molecule precursor — translation MGMSAGWERWLSVLGTAHLLINVTWALLEVHVEKTTIIAVEGKTVVLPVWYSSSSHQNPYITWHFVRAPSKEIQIIKYLQVTSVDDTQFKNRVKFAEPMPSKNISIIINNTQEIDSGIYKCLVNVADDTSVGGGNSGEINVTVIVPPSIPKCQIQGTPYTGSNVTLTCKSSAGKPEPGYSWIRSAPTTQIFFAPTQDVAKGTLSLINLTSDSSGTYVCTSKNIAGSSSCNITLEVTSYSRTAVIVGAVLGSIFGICLLLALLFALLYFFRRKKKESQDEIENEIKEDAQAPKSLSWAKGNESDIVFKNGTLSSVNTHRDHKLYPSKSPSETASVITVAGSNIDHKPNYPNERGGVKTPTPTPSLSSQSLPTYIPPQNGNYFHHPIPANRNTVHKTNGVEKPIPRRELNFPSGVTPSNLVRMGAVPVMVPAQSQAGSLV, via the exons ATGTTACCTGGGCACTTTTGGAAGTCCATGTTGAGAAGACGACTATAATTGCTGTGGAAGGAAAAACCGTTGTTTTACCAGTTTGGTATTCAAGTAGTTCTCATCAGAATCCATATATCACTTGGCATTTTGTAAGGGCACCCTCAAAGGAGATTCAG atAATAAAATATTTGCAAGTCACCAGCGTTGACGACACACAGTTCAAGAATCGTGTGAAGTTTGCTGAACCAATGCCATCAAAAAATATCTCCATTATAATTAACAACACTCAGGAAATAGATTCtggtatatataaatgtttagtCAATGTGGCTGATGACACCAGCGTTGGAGGAGGAAACAGCGGAGAAATAAATGTTACAGTTATAG TTCCTCCCTCCATTCCTAAATGTCAAATACAAGGAACGCCTTATACTGGGTCTAATGTGACACTGACCTGCAAGTCTTCTGCTGGCAAGCCAGAACCAGGTTACTCATGGATTCGATCAGCACCAACCACACAGATATTTTTTGCTCCCACTCAGG ATGTTGCAAAGGGAACACTAAGCCTAATAAATCTTACAAGTGATTCATCAGGGACCTATGTCTGCACATCTAAAAATATAGCCGGGAGTTCATCGTGCAACATAActctggaagtgacatcat ATTCCAGAACAGCTGTGATTGTTGGAGCTGTTTTAGGATCCATCTTTGGAATCTGCCTTTTGTTAGCATTATTGTTTGCGTTACTCTATTTTttcagaagaaagaaaaaagagtCACAAGATGAAATAGAGAATGAAATCAA AGAAGATGCTCAGGCTCCAAAGTCACTTTCTTGGGCAAAAGGCAATGAGTCCGACATAGTTTTCAAAAATGGAACATTGTCTTCAGTGAACACACACCGAGATCATAAACTATATCCATCAAAATCTCCTTCTGAAACTGCTTCAGTAATCACTGTGGCAGGAAGCAATATTGACCATAAGCCAAATTATCCAAATGAAAGAGGTGGGGTCAAAACCCCAACTCCAACACCCAGTTTATCAAGCCAGTCTTTACCTACATACATACCACCACAAAATGGCAACTATTTTCACCATCCCATTCCAGCAAACCGAAACACTGTCCATAAAACAAATGGAGTTGAAAAACCCATTCCAAGAAGAGAACTGAATTTCCCATCTGGAGTCACACCTTcaaaccttgtgagaatgggagCAGTACCAGTTATGGTGCCTGCACAAAGCCAAGCTGGGTCACTGGTGTGA